TACATTAGTCATACCACGTAAAGCAGCCGCAGATTCGACCCAACAACAGCCATATGTTTACCTGAAATGCGGTCACGTACAAGGTCACCATGACTGGGGCCAAGAAAAGGACAAAGCCACGAGAAGATGTCCGATGTGTTTAGTAGCCGGTTCGGTAGTCAAACTTTCTATGGGAATAGAACCTGCATTTTACGTCGATTGTGGCCCACCTACTTACGCATTTAGGCCTTGTGGACATATGGCTACAGAGAAAACTGTCAAGTCTGTATATTCGTTTCGTCGATCTTATTTACCCGACTTTAGAGCGATTATATTTGTCATCCTTATTATTTGTTTAATCTTGTTATAGGTATTGGGAAAAAGTAGCGATACCGCATGGTACAAacggttatatcgcaatttgTCCGTTTTGCGCAGTCCCTCTTGAAGGAACCCCAGGATACGTGAAACTCATTTTCCAAGATAATGTAGATTGAGGTTCGTTTACCGTACGGTCGTGAGTATTTGTAGAGATCATTAACTTCTTATAAAGTGCAaggattattaaaattaatgaaatgtAAATAATCTTAATACAAGTATATAAACAAAGTTCTGTTTCTCTTCCTTGATATGAATTTAAGCAAAATTTTGTATGTACAAATAGCTCCACGATAACTATTAAGTAAATGGCTCTTGAAATAAACATCCCTTCTTATACAGTATTATTCATATACATATTAATTTTCTGAACGTATTGACGAATTATTAATTTAAGTTAACAATGTACATTTCCAAAAAGATCAGTTTTATTTTATACCATTATGAAAAGAAGCGTTTGTCCTCTTTTtgtaaattattaagaaaaatcgttgttattgttatttatatttgttttcTAATTATTCGTATTCTCTCGTCGCGTACCTActactttaaaaataaatagtcCATTCAAAGACTTACTCCTTTacggttttctttcttttttaattttttatattataactgGTACATGTTTGTGTAATAATGTGGTTTCAACAAGAATTACCGAAACGTATATATTTTCGaacatattttcattttacgccCATATATAATTATCGCATAAGTAATCATATTATAAATATGCAACATCTCCTAATTACGTGGAATTACATTTCATTCTATTCTTATGTACACGAAATAATAACTAGATTTAAAAGTATATTGTATCAAGAGCAAGTGTAGAATAAGGgtattaatatattgatatcTAGTAAATTCAATCCTGTTCTTATGTTAACAGGAATGTGCTTAGTTTTACATAAAAGATATCTCGGAATATTGgtgttttcttttttccttgAATAAGACGTGACTGGCAATGTTAAAAAAATTCAGTTTTctttaagaaaaaaattattcgtATTCGGTGAGAGCGTGTTTTTTGTTTTTACATGTACTGTGCACAAGTAAGCACGTGTGACTTTTAATATGAGGAAAAAATGATTGAGCATAATTATATCAATGTCAACTGATTTTATCTTTTTCGATCATTAGATCCACTACGGCGAGACCGAGATCGACGGCTACGGCTACTACTGCGTGAACGTTTAGATCTGAAACAATTCAAGTGCATGATCATTGGAATGATATTGAATGGATCATAAAACATTATTTTTTCGCATGATCATTTTCCATTAAAATCGACTTACCTCTTACCACGACTGCGGCTGCGAGATCGTGACTTTCTCCTATCTCTGTCTCTGCGTTCACGATCACGATCGCGGTCTCGATCACGTTCGCGGTCGCGATCCCTATCACGATCACGATCACGTTCGCGATCACGGTCGCGATCACGGTCGCGTTCACGGTCGCGTTCGCGGTCACGTTCGCGATCGCGGTCGCGATCCTTTTCTCTGTAACCCAATCCTCCACGTCGATCCGATCTATCGCGGTCTCTGTCACGGTCATCTCTGTCCCTGTCTCTTCGTCTATCTAACAGCGACTCGCGTTTCTCTTTACGTCTTTCTTCCACAGTCTTCTGTAGTTCGGCCAATTTTTCACGAATCTTGATGAAACCCAAATGAAGTTTCCCACCAAAGTGATCAGCAAGTCGCCTGTCATTATCGTGAATTCCGAGATATGCGCTGCACACCTCGCATACCCTCAATTTTTGTTGTTGGTAACTGGATGCTGGCATGCTATTGCGGTATTCTTGCTCAGCCTCGTTCTTCTTTTTTCGTAACTCGTCTATCTCACCCATGAGCTTCATGGACTCCTCCACGAAACCTTCTTCTCCGAGCTGCTCAGCCTTGGCCAATTTTTTACCAATTTCTTCTGCGAGAACGTGAACGTTGTTTGCTTTCGCTGCTACCTCAGCACTAAGTTCTTCTTGAGTTTCTGCtaatcgttgtttcgcctgctctGTGCGACGATCACAGTCAGCAATAAAATTCTGTAGGTGTTCCATGGCCTTAAAACAAAACAGAAATATCCCATTAGAATACGTGTACGTTACTGCATTGAATTACTTTGATGTTACTGTACGAGACTGATACTCACATCGAT
The window above is part of the Megalopta genalis isolate 19385.01 chromosome 2, iyMegGena1_principal, whole genome shotgun sequence genome. Proteins encoded here:
- the LOC117230047 gene encoding putative RNA-binding protein Luc7-like 2 isoform X3, with the protein product MDLGECPQIHDLALRADYEAAQKKKDHFYDIDAMEHLQNFIADCDRRTEQAKQRLAETQEELSAEVAAKANNVHVLAEEIGKKLAKAEQLGEEGFVEESMKLMGEIDELRKKKNEAEQEYRNSMPASSYQQQKLRVCEVCSAYLGIHDNDRRLADHFGGKLHLGFIKIREKLAELQKTVEERRKEKRESLLDRRRDRDRDDRDRDRDRSDRRGGLGYREKDRDRDRERDRERDRERDRDRDRDRERDRDRDRDRDRERDRDRDRDRERRDRDRRKSRSRSRSRGKRSKRSRSSSRSRRSRSRRSGSNDRKR
- the LOC117230047 gene encoding putative RNA-binding protein Alsin2 isoform X1; amino-acid sequence: MTAHDQMRAMLDQLMGTGRNGENNKFQVKYSDPKVCKSFLLACCPHEILSSTRMDLGECPQIHDLALRADYEAAQKKKDHFYDIDAMEHLQNFIADCDRRTEQAKQRLAETQEELSAEVAAKANNVHVLAEEIGKKLAKAEQLGEEGFVEESMKLMGEIDELRKKKNEAEQEYRNSMPASSYQQQKLRVCEVCSAYLGIHDNDRRLADHFGGKLHLGFIKIREKLAELQKTVEERRKEKRESLLDRRRDRDRDDRDRDRDRSDRRGGLGYREKDRDRDRERDRERDRERDRDRDRDRERDRDRDRDRDRERDRDRDRDRERRDRDRRKSRSRSRSRGKRSKRSRSSSRSRRSRSRRSGSNDRKR
- the LOC117230047 gene encoding putative RNA-binding protein Luc7-like 2 isoform X2, producing MRGRKIKNERKSVRILGRIVQHASSVKKNLLQHWIFIVIALSCQAERCYHSRMDLGECPQIHDLALRADYEAAQKKKDHFYDIDAMEHLQNFIADCDRRTEQAKQRLAETQEELSAEVAAKANNVHVLAEEIGKKLAKAEQLGEEGFVEESMKLMGEIDELRKKKNEAEQEYRNSMPASSYQQQKLRVCEVCSAYLGIHDNDRRLADHFGGKLHLGFIKIREKLAELQKTVEERRKEKRESLLDRRRDRDRDDRDRDRDRSDRRGGLGYREKDRDRDRERDRERDRERDRDRDRDRERDRDRDRDRDRERDRDRDRDRERRDRDRRKSRSRSRSRGKRSKRSRSSSRSRRSRSRRSGSNDRKR